Proteins from a single region of Flavobacterium sp. YJ01:
- a CDS encoding phosphoribosyltransferase family protein, with protein sequence MIQLHDKQFVPFISAKEIDFALTKMVAQVEDDFGDDTPIFIGVLNGAFMVVSDFLKKYKKQCEVSFIKMASYEGTETTNSVKELIGINQDLSGRTVIVIEDIIDTGNTIEELKHLFKAQNVKHFKIATLFFKPEAYKKDIKIDYIGIRIPNKFIVGYGLDYDGLGRNLTEIYKLAE encoded by the coding sequence ATGATACAACTTCACGATAAACAATTTGTTCCGTTTATTTCGGCTAAAGAAATTGATTTTGCTTTAACTAAAATGGTGGCTCAGGTAGAGGATGATTTTGGAGATGATACACCAATTTTTATTGGAGTTTTGAATGGCGCTTTTATGGTGGTGTCAGATTTTCTTAAAAAATATAAAAAACAATGTGAGGTTTCATTTATAAAAATGGCTTCGTATGAAGGAACTGAAACGACAAATTCGGTTAAAGAATTAATCGGAATTAACCAAGATTTGTCTGGCAGAACGGTAATTGTTATTGAAGATATTATCGATACAGGAAACACAATTGAAGAATTGAAACACTTGTTTAAAGCACAAAATGTAAAGCATTTTAAAATTGCAACATTATTTTTTAAGCCAGAAGCTTATAAAAAAGACATAAAAATAGATTATATCGGAATCAGAATTCCAAACAAATTTATTGTTGGTTATGGTTTGGACTACGATGGTTTAGGACGAAACTTAACTGAGATTTACAAATTAGCAGAATAA
- a CDS encoding adenylate kinase, whose product MINIVLFGKPGAGKGTQAEFLKEKYNLTHLSTGDIFRFNLKNDTELGKKARVFMDNGELVPCEVTTAMLIDEVKKHPNTAGFLFDGYPRTINQAEALDKFLPTIGSSVTATIALEADDEILVARLLERGKTSGRADDQDEEKIRVRYQEYNEKTAPLIGYYKEQNKFHAVDGIGTIEQITERLTSVIDNL is encoded by the coding sequence ATGATTAACATCGTTTTATTTGGAAAGCCTGGTGCAGGAAAAGGAACTCAGGCAGAATTTTTAAAAGAAAAATACAATTTAACACACCTTTCAACTGGAGATATTTTTCGTTTCAATTTAAAAAATGATACTGAACTAGGAAAAAAAGCAAGAGTTTTTATGGACAATGGAGAATTAGTTCCGTGCGAAGTAACAACTGCAATGTTAATTGATGAGGTAAAAAAACACCCAAACACAGCAGGATTTTTATTCGACGGTTACCCAAGAACAATCAACCAAGCTGAGGCTTTAGATAAATTTTTACCAACAATCGGGTCTAGTGTAACAGCAACAATCGCTTTAGAAGCAGACGATGAGATTTTGGTAGCACGTTTATTAGAAAGAGGAAAAACAAGCGGAAGAGCTGACGATCAAGACGAAGAAAAAATTCGTGTAAGATATCAAGAATACAATGAGAAAACAGCTCCTCTTATTGGATATTATAAAGAACAAAACAAGTTTCACGCCGTAGACGGTATCGGAACTATTGAACAAATTACAGAGCGCTTAACGTCAGTTATAGATAATTTGTAG
- a CDS encoding hemolysin family protein produces the protein MSEIALISARKNRLETAAKKGNKSAKTALDLANSPNKFLSTVQIGITLIGILTGIYSGDKITADVELFVAGFAALKPYAHSIAVGIVVVVLTFFSLVLGELLPKRIGLNYPEAIAKMVAMPMKVISIITAPFIWLLTSSTDFLLNVFQIKPTADGKVTEEEIKAIIKEGTEVGEVQEIEQDIVERVFHIGDRKVNSLMTHRKSVDMLPLKADKEKIKELVVQDLHAVYPVYNDNYDDIVGVVTLKNIFANVEKDNFDLSAIMSDAPYLMEQTTAYKALENFKKTGVHYALVSDEYGVFQGLITLNDILEALVGDAAEFYKDEFQLIEREDGSWLVDGHYSLHDFLTYFELDELTNDYEVNTVSGMIMTELSHIPKEGEKLVWQKFVLEVVDMDGVKIDKVLVKALKE, from the coding sequence ATGTCTGAAATCGCATTGATTTCGGCGCGTAAAAACAGACTTGAAACGGCGGCGAAAAAAGGCAATAAAAGTGCAAAAACAGCACTTGATTTAGCTAATTCCCCAAACAAGTTTTTATCAACAGTTCAAATCGGAATTACCTTAATCGGAATTTTAACCGGTATTTATTCTGGTGACAAAATCACTGCTGATGTAGAACTTTTTGTGGCAGGTTTTGCTGCTCTTAAACCTTATGCGCACTCAATTGCTGTTGGAATTGTAGTTGTAGTTTTAACTTTTTTCTCATTGGTTTTGGGAGAATTGCTTCCAAAACGAATCGGATTAAATTATCCAGAAGCTATTGCTAAAATGGTGGCGATGCCAATGAAAGTAATTTCAATTATTACGGCGCCATTTATTTGGTTATTAACTTCATCCACAGATTTTTTATTGAATGTTTTTCAGATAAAACCAACTGCTGATGGAAAAGTCACTGAGGAAGAAATTAAAGCCATCATTAAAGAAGGAACAGAAGTAGGAGAAGTTCAAGAAATTGAACAAGATATCGTGGAACGTGTTTTTCATATTGGAGATCGAAAAGTAAATTCTTTAATGACGCACCGCAAGTCGGTAGACATGCTGCCATTAAAAGCAGATAAAGAGAAGATCAAAGAATTAGTAGTTCAAGATCTTCATGCAGTTTATCCAGTTTACAATGATAATTACGATGATATTGTTGGAGTGGTAACACTTAAAAATATTTTCGCGAATGTCGAAAAAGATAATTTTGATTTATCTGCAATCATGTCTGATGCGCCTTATTTAATGGAACAAACTACAGCTTATAAAGCTTTAGAAAATTTCAAAAAAACAGGAGTTCATTATGCATTAGTTTCTGATGAATATGGCGTTTTTCAAGGTTTGATTACTTTGAATGACATTTTGGAAGCTTTAGTTGGAGATGCAGCAGAATTCTATAAAGACGAATTTCAGCTTATAGAAAGAGAAGACGGCTCATGGCTGGTTGATGGACATTATTCGTTACATGATTTCTTAACTTATTTTGAGTTAGACGAATTGACAAACGATTACGAAGTAAACACCGTAAGCGGAATGATTATGACGGAGCTTTCACATATTCCAAAAGAAGGAGAGAAACTAGTTTGGCAGAAATTCGTTTTAGAAGTTGTCGACATGGACGGTGTAAAAATTGATAAAGTGCTTGTTAAAGCGCTTAAAGAGTAA